In Methanooceanicella nereidis, a single window of DNA contains:
- a CDS encoding oligosaccharyl transferase, archaeosortase A system-associated — translation MAKSSKKKTSASKAEIKTVKTDIKPVEVENTLQETVVQLENKIEERPASSVLDLIKSKISVYTIALTAIIAIMLYIRIVPSYDTIFTTWAGNYVNFAQDDAVYHMRLVHNTVAHFPFRIFYDPFTHYPYGSTVHFGPLFTLMIAFTSIVLGLGSPSPQLIDTVGAFFPAVLGALCAIPTYYIGKKLFSKEAGIFAALTLAFLPGQFLGRSMLGFTDHHIAEVLFATTTIAFLVYALDAAKKSSLSLDQIKNKEYDKIKKPLFFAFLAGISFGCYLLTWPGALLLGFMLFIYFTIESVVDHMKGKSLDRALIVAAVMYLVPTIMVLPYSLMEFKFLLMNYSITQPVILCMALAGIAAIYTVSRVLDRNNAEKWVFPITLAGIAIAGLLVIYIASFQLFELIMAGFNVFAPNSGMLTVAEVRPTYLNSYGQFSLLSIWTMFDWTFLITLVAIPMLAYRVYKHNRPAELMFLVWNIIMLWALFSQNRFAYYFAINAALLTGYFGYLLLEKTGYFKIKEMFGKKVKNINDIPNFLTKNAKVGPVLVILIMLFVAIFPATPLGMSITLEQAKYGPGMGYEWYDTLTWMKEHTPDPQGNTISAGFDFANGMYEQPASSIDRFDYPSSAYGVMSWWDYGHIITYVANRIPNANPFQHGILEENKTYGSAKFFIAQTEDESVENLDSMGSRYVVIDNEMATGKYYAIQTWANDTSGWDKIVTVPLNSAGTMDIKLYLDSEKFYNSMMNKLYYDDCNGLSHYRLVYESAGNYIVTFKLGDVETGQLIPNAQIGRSNFTEANDLYLQAIQPAFINAQGTQFVYDAKPPAKWVKVFEKVNGATITGSAPEGAQVNLSLTLKTGEREFTYVQNGIVKDGKFSFVVPYPTEDMKGAGYSYDVFPISKYTIEYDGVVKTVDVSEDAVMNGGTIEVA, via the coding sequence ATGGCAAAGTCATCTAAGAAAAAGACTTCGGCGTCTAAGGCGGAAATAAAGACCGTTAAGACGGACATTAAGCCTGTCGAAGTCGAAAATACCCTGCAGGAAACTGTTGTACAATTAGAAAATAAGATTGAAGAAAGACCAGCGAGTTCGGTCCTGGATCTCATTAAGTCAAAAATTTCTGTTTACACAATTGCGCTTACAGCCATAATAGCGATCATGCTGTATATAAGGATAGTACCGTCATACGATACGATATTCACAACCTGGGCTGGCAACTATGTAAACTTCGCTCAGGATGATGCGGTCTATCACATGAGACTGGTGCATAACACCGTCGCTCATTTCCCGTTCAGGATATTCTATGATCCGTTCACTCACTACCCGTACGGAAGCACAGTACACTTTGGCCCGCTATTCACCCTGATGATAGCGTTCACCTCGATAGTGCTGGGACTTGGAAGCCCGAGCCCGCAGCTTATTGACACGGTAGGAGCGTTTTTCCCGGCAGTGCTGGGAGCACTTTGCGCCATACCGACTTACTACATCGGCAAGAAACTATTCAGTAAAGAGGCAGGCATTTTCGCGGCCCTTACGCTGGCCTTCCTGCCGGGACAGTTCCTGGGAAGGTCGATGCTGGGATTCACGGACCACCACATTGCAGAGGTCCTGTTCGCTACTACGACCATAGCGTTCCTGGTTTATGCGCTTGATGCGGCTAAGAAGTCATCCTTAAGCCTTGACCAGATAAAAAATAAAGAATACGATAAGATCAAAAAGCCATTATTCTTCGCTTTCCTTGCGGGGATATCCTTCGGATGCTACCTGCTGACCTGGCCGGGAGCTTTACTTCTGGGCTTTATGCTGTTCATATATTTCACCATAGAGTCGGTCGTAGACCACATGAAAGGCAAATCGCTTGACCGTGCGCTTATCGTTGCAGCAGTAATGTACCTTGTGCCGACGATCATGGTCTTGCCGTACTCATTGATGGAATTCAAGTTCCTGTTAATGAATTACTCGATCACCCAGCCGGTAATATTATGCATGGCACTTGCAGGCATAGCAGCGATATACACCGTATCCAGGGTACTTGACAGGAACAATGCAGAGAAATGGGTATTTCCGATAACGCTTGCAGGCATAGCGATCGCAGGATTGCTCGTGATCTACATTGCAAGCTTCCAGTTGTTCGAGCTCATAATGGCCGGATTTAATGTCTTTGCACCTAACAGCGGTATGCTCACAGTTGCAGAAGTAAGGCCCACATATCTGAACAGCTATGGACAGTTCTCGCTCTTATCGATCTGGACAATGTTCGACTGGACGTTCCTGATCACCCTTGTAGCGATACCGATGCTCGCATACAGGGTATATAAACACAACAGGCCTGCAGAGCTAATGTTCCTGGTATGGAACATCATAATGCTCTGGGCACTGTTCTCGCAAAACCGTTTTGCGTACTATTTCGCAATTAACGCGGCATTGCTCACAGGTTACTTTGGCTACCTGCTCCTGGAAAAAACAGGCTATTTCAAGATCAAGGAGATGTTCGGGAAGAAAGTTAAAAACATCAACGATATTCCCAATTTCCTGACCAAGAACGCTAAGGTAGGCCCCGTACTCGTGATCCTGATAATGCTTTTCGTGGCGATCTTCCCCGCGACACCGCTGGGGATGAGCATTACGCTGGAACAGGCGAAATACGGCCCTGGCATGGGATATGAGTGGTATGACACGCTGACATGGATGAAAGAACACACTCCTGACCCGCAGGGCAATACGATATCGGCCGGCTTTGACTTTGCAAATGGTATGTATGAACAGCCTGCGAGTTCGATCGATAGATTTGATTACCCATCCAGCGCATACGGCGTTATGAGCTGGTGGGACTATGGCCATATTATCACATACGTGGCGAACAGGATACCCAACGCGAACCCGTTCCAGCATGGGATCCTCGAAGAGAACAAGACATACGGTTCCGCTAAGTTCTTCATAGCACAGACCGAGGACGAGAGCGTCGAGAACCTTGACAGTATGGGTTCCAGATACGTCGTCATAGACAATGAAATGGCGACCGGAAAATACTATGCCATCCAGACATGGGCGAACGATACTTCGGGATGGGATAAGATCGTTACCGTACCTCTGAACTCCGCGGGAACAATGGACATTAAGTTATACCTGGACTCGGAGAAATTCTATAACTCCATGATGAACAAGCTATACTATGACGACTGTAACGGCCTTAGCCACTACAGGCTCGTATACGAGTCCGCGGGCAATTACATAGTCACGTTCAAGCTCGGGGATGTCGAGACAGGCCAGCTAATACCCAACGCACAGATCGGAAGAAGCAACTTCACAGAGGCTAACGACCTGTATCTCCAGGCCATACAACCGGCATTCATTAACGCGCAGGGAACACAGTTCGTTTATGACGCCAAGCCTCCTGCAAAATGGGTAAAGGTGTTTGAAAAGGTCAATGGTGCAACGATAACCGGAAGCGCACCGGAAGGGGCGCAGGTAAACCTTTCATTAACATTAAAGACTGGAGAGAGGGAATTCACCTATGTCCAGAACGGTATCGTTAAGGATGGTAAGTTCTCCTTCGTAGTGCCTTATCCTACAGAGGATATGAAAGGAGCCGGGTACTCCTATGATGTATTCCCAATATCGAAATATACCATAGAGTATGACGGTGTCGTCAAGACCGTTGACGTATCGGAAGACGCCGTTATGAACGGCGGAACAATAGAGGTTGCCTAG
- a CDS encoding glycosyltransferase family 2 protein gives MAPHVSIILLNWNGKDDTVECLRSLSHITFPDHEIILVDNASTDGSQDYFAEKYPDIVKIFNDENLGFAEGNNVGIRYALKKGTDYVLLLNNDTVVEPDFLSGLVSVAESDSKIGIAGPKICFYSHPGKIWAAGGKNNMFTGSIINLGELDPEEIYKGTKKVDFVSGCALLIKAEVIEKIGLLTTDYFLYFEDADWNVRAQKEGYLSVVNCDAKILHKSGISVKKTKDSNYYYISRNILLFIKRNGKWYHKMVFYPKFFLQYTAAFILHMARGETTKSRYILKGIKDHLTGKYGRL, from the coding sequence ATGGCGCCTCATGTTTCAATAATCCTGCTTAACTGGAACGGTAAGGACGATACCGTCGAATGCCTTAGGTCATTAAGCCATATTACTTTCCCTGACCATGAGATCATACTCGTTGATAACGCATCGACTGATGGTTCGCAGGATTACTTTGCTGAAAAATATCCGGACATCGTCAAGATATTCAATGACGAGAACCTTGGTTTCGCTGAAGGTAACAATGTCGGCATACGCTATGCGCTAAAAAAAGGAACGGATTATGTGCTCCTGTTAAATAACGATACTGTCGTAGAACCGGATTTTTTAAGCGGCCTGGTATCGGTGGCGGAAAGCGACTCGAAAATAGGCATAGCAGGCCCGAAGATATGCTTCTACAGCCATCCGGGTAAGATATGGGCTGCCGGCGGCAAGAACAACATGTTCACGGGTTCGATTATAAATTTAGGCGAGCTTGACCCGGAAGAAATCTATAAGGGGACCAAAAAGGTCGATTTCGTGTCAGGATGCGCTTTATTGATCAAAGCAGAGGTCATTGAAAAGATCGGGCTGCTGACTACGGATTACTTCCTGTATTTTGAGGATGCCGACTGGAACGTCAGGGCACAAAAAGAGGGATATTTATCGGTAGTCAACTGCGACGCTAAGATACTCCACAAATCCGGCATTTCCGTAAAAAAGACAAAAGATTCGAACTATTATTACATCTCAAGGAACATACTCCTGTTCATCAAGAGGAACGGAAAATGGTACCATAAGATGGTATTTTACCCTAAATTTTTCTTACAGTATACTGCCGCGTTTATATTACATATGGCGAGGGGAGAGACCACGAAAAGCAGGTACATATTAAAGGGAATAAAAGATCATCTGACGGGAAAATATGGCAGGCTATGA
- a CDS encoding glycosyltransferase family 4 protein, with amino-acid sequence MDIALVTTRLTEHDAQGNFTIATASALKSRCDGRVDIYTFAYERPYTGDIGVHYLSGNNSHSILSNVKAAFNTFRNARELSGYDVLLLIGPDIGSIPAVHLAKRYNPALKLLWVYHGQTPAVFLPGIKERLLMRARKAAYLFSMKRSDLVQADSEYISSELSGFGVDPARIIAMPIGVDISRFSSGKGDMVREKYGIGGRFLILYVGRLAALKRVDELIRAVSMMADDASLIIVGGGPERPALESLSKELNVDGRVKFAGRVGDDELPDYYAACDVWATASRHEGFCVPIIEAMASEKPVVVPGVTAMPETAGAAGLVYTPGDLDALAAHIKRLMGDRELYLSLCRAAAERASYFEMSTVLSRYVDMVIGLGKGK; translated from the coding sequence ATGGACATAGCGCTGGTCACAACAAGGCTGACAGAACACGATGCTCAGGGAAATTTCACGATAGCTACGGCATCAGCTCTAAAAAGCCGCTGCGATGGCAGGGTCGATATCTACACATTCGCGTACGAGCGGCCTTATACGGGGGACATAGGCGTCCATTATCTCTCAGGAAATAACTCTCACAGTATTTTATCGAACGTAAAAGCGGCATTTAACACGTTCCGGAACGCGCGGGAACTATCCGGATATGACGTACTTCTTTTGATAGGCCCCGACATTGGATCTATTCCTGCGGTCCATCTTGCGAAGCGGTATAATCCTGCGCTTAAATTGTTATGGGTATATCACGGCCAGACACCTGCCGTATTTCTGCCCGGGATAAAAGAGCGTTTACTTATGAGGGCAAGAAAGGCCGCATATCTATTCTCGATGAAAAGAAGCGATCTTGTCCAGGCGGACAGTGAGTATATATCAAGTGAACTATCGGGCTTCGGCGTAGATCCCGCACGTATCATAGCTATGCCTATCGGGGTGGATATCTCGAGATTTTCCTCCGGCAAAGGAGATATGGTGAGGGAAAAATACGGTATAGGTGGCAGGTTCTTAATTCTATATGTGGGAAGGCTCGCCGCACTAAAAAGAGTGGACGAGCTGATAAGGGCAGTATCAATGATGGCGGATGATGCCAGCCTCATCATCGTGGGCGGGGGGCCCGAAAGGCCTGCCCTGGAATCTCTTTCAAAAGAGCTTAATGTGGACGGCCGTGTGAAATTCGCCGGACGCGTCGGTGATGATGAGCTGCCGGATTATTATGCGGCATGCGACGTATGGGCTACCGCCAGCAGGCATGAAGGCTTTTGTGTCCCGATAATAGAAGCGATGGCATCAGAGAAGCCCGTCGTTGTCCCCGGCGTGACTGCAATGCCGGAGACCGCCGGCGCGGCCGGGCTTGTCTACACACCGGGAGACCTGGACGCTCTCGCGGCCCATATTAAAAGACTGATGGGCGACAGGGAACTATACCTGTCTTTGTGCCGTGCCGCGGCGGAAAGGGCGTCTTACTTTGAGATGTCAACGGTCCTGAGCAGGTATGTCGACATGGTCATCGGCTTAGGAAAAGGGAAATAG
- a CDS encoding glycosyltransferase, with product MKKKTNVCVIGPSKKFLSGISYYNIRLANCLSSSYSVSVLCFRNLLPRFLFPGSKHVGKDLSDVEYDSSVTLFDGMDYNNPVTWYRASKFLKREKPDVIIMQWWTSSVAHMHLLISLINSIRVRSKVIVEFHEVVDPLEESILPIKIYSRIMGRLLVKRADMYVTHSESDKKLIAAKYRIPCDRIHVVPLGLFDHHINGMSKEESRQNLGLNGEYVILSFGLIRPYKGIPYLVKAFGELPEEVAKRSRLLIVGEIWEDRESVENAIASSRYVDRITLIDKYIPDSEVSLYFSASDVVVLPYLRASQSAVAHLAMSFKKPIIVSKVGGLQESMSEYDGTYFIPPADDSAIKDAIVRIYNEKPGEFEPPKRGWDDIMDKYAEIISKII from the coding sequence ATGAAGAAAAAAACAAACGTATGTGTCATAGGCCCTTCTAAAAAATTCTTAAGCGGTATCAGCTATTACAATATCAGGCTTGCGAACTGCTTATCGAGCTCATACTCAGTATCCGTGCTCTGTTTTCGTAACCTGCTCCCAAGATTCCTGTTCCCCGGCAGCAAACACGTCGGCAAGGACCTGTCGGACGTCGAATATGATAGCAGCGTGACATTATTTGACGGAATGGATTATAACAACCCCGTGACCTGGTACAGGGCTTCTAAATTCTTAAAGAGAGAGAAGCCGGATGTCATCATCATGCAATGGTGGACGTCATCAGTGGCGCACATGCATCTTTTAATAAGCCTGATAAACTCCATCCGGGTGAGATCAAAGGTTATAGTGGAATTCCACGAGGTCGTGGACCCGCTGGAAGAGTCCATATTGCCTATCAAGATCTATTCGAGGATCATGGGAAGGCTGCTGGTGAAGCGGGCTGACATGTACGTGACGCATTCCGAATCTGATAAAAAGCTTATAGCGGCTAAATACAGGATCCCTTGCGACAGGATCCATGTAGTGCCACTCGGACTGTTCGACCATCATATTAACGGCATGAGCAAAGAGGAATCGAGACAAAATCTCGGGCTCAACGGGGAGTACGTCATATTATCATTCGGCCTGATAAGACCGTATAAAGGTATCCCTTACCTGGTAAAGGCGTTCGGGGAATTACCGGAGGAAGTCGCAAAAAGGTCAAGGCTGCTTATAGTGGGAGAGATATGGGAGGACAGGGAATCTGTCGAGAACGCCATAGCTTCTTCCAGGTATGTAGACCGGATCACACTTATAGATAAGTATATTCCGGACAGCGAAGTCTCATTGTACTTCTCGGCGTCCGATGTGGTAGTATTGCCATATCTCAGGGCGTCGCAAAGCGCCGTTGCTCACCTGGCGATGTCATTTAAAAAGCCGATCATCGTATCAAAGGTGGGCGGTTTGCAGGAGTCCATGTCGGAATATGATGGAACATATTTCATCCCGCCGGCAGACGATTCTGCAATAAAGGACGCCATAGTACGCATATATAATGAAAAGCCCGGTGAGTTCGAGCCCCCTAAAAGAGGATGGGACGATATAATGGATAAATATGCGGAGATAATTTCTAAAATAATTTGA
- a CDS encoding glycosyltransferase family 4 protein: protein MKVAIVVPYFTPFVRGNEFELATWLARQGIDVTVLTSKGKAPREKMVLKDGELQGSQTFRIKYLPTVFDVGEIPFTPTVFLEVLKGGYDALLLQEDYQSICHLAYIAARIKKIPTVLSTERTYHPENYKRNVLGIFDATFNKMVRNGTTVYTAHCRAARDFMQSEIGVAEGRMRVIPIGVDTRFFKPYHGDSPLTEGEFRILSVARLHPYKGLDHLIRAMSIVKKECPGAMLYLKGRGPSEKDLKALVSELNLGDSVRFLDKPLPYENMPLVYSGADVYVQPSVIEPFGCAVTEAMACGKPTICSRIGGMMDTVEDGVTGYLVAPANHEEIAEKLIRMVKDRAMLNRMGDNARKRAEEKFDWSVVSKQYLQIIEDISEHKG, encoded by the coding sequence ATGAAAGTCGCCATTGTAGTACCGTATTTCACTCCTTTTGTCAGGGGCAATGAGTTTGAGCTTGCTACATGGCTCGCCCGACAAGGCATCGATGTCACCGTGCTGACATCGAAAGGCAAGGCTCCCAGAGAAAAAATGGTTTTAAAGGACGGAGAGTTACAGGGGTCACAAACATTCCGCATTAAATACCTGCCCACAGTCTTTGACGTCGGAGAAATACCGTTCACTCCCACCGTATTCTTAGAAGTGCTAAAAGGCGGCTATGACGCGCTGCTTTTACAGGAAGATTACCAGTCAATATGCCATCTGGCTTACATAGCGGCCAGGATCAAGAAAATACCGACGGTGCTATCCACAGAGCGCACATACCATCCTGAAAACTATAAGCGTAATGTACTGGGAATATTCGATGCCACTTTTAATAAGATGGTCAGGAACGGGACGACTGTATATACTGCTCACTGCAGGGCTGCCAGGGATTTCATGCAAAGCGAGATCGGAGTTGCCGAAGGCAGAATGCGTGTCATCCCTATAGGCGTCGATACCAGATTTTTTAAACCTTATCATGGGGATTCCCCTCTGACAGAGGGAGAGTTCAGGATCCTTTCGGTCGCCAGGCTTCATCCGTATAAAGGGCTGGACCATCTTATCAGAGCAATGAGCATCGTTAAAAAAGAGTGCCCCGGCGCTATGCTCTATTTAAAAGGGCGTGGCCCTTCGGAAAAAGACCTAAAGGCCCTTGTAAGCGAATTAAACCTGGGGGATTCAGTACGGTTTTTGGATAAGCCTCTCCCGTATGAGAATATGCCCCTGGTATACTCGGGGGCGGACGTATATGTACAGCCAAGCGTGATAGAGCCGTTCGGATGCGCCGTTACGGAAGCGATGGCGTGCGGGAAGCCTACGATATGCAGCAGGATAGGCGGCATGATGGATACCGTGGAAGATGGTGTGACAGGCTACCTTGTAGCGCCTGCAAACCATGAGGAGATCGCGGAAAAATTGATCCGTATGGTAAAAGACCGGGCGATGCTTAATCGCATGGGTGATAATGCGCGTAAGAGGGCGGAGGAAAAGTTCGACTGGTCGGTAGTCTCAAAACAATACCTGCAGATCATCGAAGACATCAGCGAACATAAGGGCTGA
- a CDS encoding glycosyltransferase family 39 protein gives MTLRDNERIVTKIKNVLERRETYFIFFIMCVVYLSNCFNYMSSTDTIPAILLPFSILDQHNIYLDNFIDYYNNSSNWWGTYFFTESRGHWVSSYPIVAPLLATPLYLLPYIFTKLMGIPVDMGNTTFFLMVYAMEKISAAVIAALSGVVFYLLLRELFDKKVALIGVFLYAFATSTWTIGSQGMWQHGTSELLLCLILLLLVKNIKVPKGISYVYLGILSGLLVFNRPTNAILLLPVLYYLLKSSRDNILRYGISLAAVSVPFLAYNLYFFGGLFGGYGGLTSLYSFDPEAMTRLAGLLISPSRGLFIYTPIALLAIPGFFYVKKIKEDRIRNVFYLGGLAVALTTLMYSFYEFWWGGGCYGPRFFTDIIPLIVIFVMFFVNDVLQNRGDGHKNVLIGAVLLLLAASVLVQVIGAHLYPVYGFQWGHGETITFDDQSKLWDWSDTQISQSLDGLFNSSNKGYRINIDNGTVSVSKG, from the coding sequence ATGACGCTGCGGGATAATGAGCGAATTGTCACAAAAATAAAAAACGTCCTTGAAAGAAGGGAGACATACTTCATATTCTTTATAATGTGCGTGGTGTACCTGTCTAATTGTTTTAACTATATGAGCTCCACGGACACGATACCTGCGATCCTGCTGCCGTTCAGCATTCTAGACCAGCATAACATATATCTGGATAATTTCATTGACTATTATAACAATTCCAGCAACTGGTGGGGGACATATTTCTTTACCGAGTCACGCGGCCATTGGGTCTCATCATATCCCATAGTTGCGCCTTTGCTGGCTACGCCGCTATACCTATTGCCCTATATTTTTACGAAGCTTATGGGAATACCTGTAGATATGGGAAACACTACGTTCTTTTTAATGGTATATGCCATGGAAAAGATAAGCGCGGCAGTGATAGCAGCCTTATCGGGCGTAGTCTTCTACCTGCTATTAAGAGAGCTATTTGATAAAAAAGTGGCTTTGATAGGCGTTTTCCTGTACGCGTTCGCCACCAGCACCTGGACTATAGGCAGCCAGGGAATGTGGCAGCACGGGACCTCCGAGCTATTATTATGTTTAATACTGCTGCTGCTGGTTAAGAATATCAAAGTCCCGAAGGGAATTAGTTACGTATACCTGGGTATTTTAAGCGGGCTGCTGGTCTTTAACAGGCCAACTAACGCGATATTGCTATTACCTGTACTATACTATCTGTTAAAAAGTAGCCGGGATAATATTTTAAGGTACGGTATATCTCTTGCTGCGGTCTCCGTTCCTTTCCTCGCATATAACCTGTATTTCTTCGGCGGGCTGTTCGGGGGATACGGGGGGCTTACGTCATTGTATAGCTTTGACCCGGAAGCAATGACGAGACTCGCAGGCCTTTTGATTAGTCCCAGCAGGGGACTGTTCATATACACTCCCATAGCATTGCTTGCCATTCCCGGTTTCTTCTACGTTAAAAAAATAAAGGAAGACAGGATCAGGAACGTCTTTTATCTGGGAGGTCTTGCGGTCGCCCTGACGACGTTGATGTATAGCTTTTACGAGTTCTGGTGGGGCGGAGGGTGCTACGGCCCCAGGTTCTTCACGGACATAATACCGCTCATCGTGATATTCGTAATGTTCTTCGTGAACGATGTGCTTCAAAATAGGGGCGACGGCCATAAAAATGTCCTGATAGGAGCGGTCTTACTGCTCCTGGCTGCTTCGGTCCTCGTGCAGGTCATAGGGGCGCATCTCTACCCTGTTTACGGGTTCCAGTGGGGACACGGAGAGACCATAACGTTTGACGACCAGAGCAAACTATGGGACTGGAGCGACACGCAGATATCACAAAGCCTTGACGGGCTGTTCAATAGCTCTAACAAAGGGTACAGGATAAACATAGATAATGGGACGGTGTCCGTCTCAAAAGGCTAG
- a CDS encoding glycosyltransferase family 4 protein, with the protein MKIIQVCPRYSPYIGGVETHVAEISGRLAKNGHDVTVVTTDPSGKLKKAETVDGIKIVRFPAFAPGDAYYISPSIYSYIKRSGKSDVVHAHGYHAFPALFASLSTSSKFLFTPHYHGKGHTMIRDMLLRPYRLLGDRIFKKADTVICVSEYEKSLVCNDFGQYCKKAVVIPNGVNKREFKSLVPNKKDSRVILYVGRLEEYKGIQYVIRALPYLDGHRLVMIGRGPYGETLSGIAKDEGVSDRITHLEGLSREELLRWYATADVFVMLSGHEAYGITVAEALSAGVPCVVAKTSALSEFIDGSSCRGVDLPVEAEHLAAEIKAAKFEGSGAKKIMDWDEVVDKLLNVYAGDRS; encoded by the coding sequence ATGAAGATAATACAGGTATGTCCCAGGTATAGCCCGTATATAGGAGGCGTCGAGACACATGTGGCGGAGATCTCCGGAAGGCTTGCGAAAAATGGGCACGATGTCACTGTTGTAACTACCGACCCGTCCGGGAAACTCAAAAAGGCTGAAACCGTTGACGGCATCAAAATAGTACGGTTCCCGGCATTTGCACCTGGCGATGCGTATTATATCTCACCATCAATATACTCATATATAAAGCGGTCCGGAAAGAGCGATGTCGTGCACGCCCACGGGTATCATGCATTCCCCGCATTGTTCGCTTCTTTATCGACTTCGTCAAAATTCCTGTTCACTCCGCATTACCACGGTAAGGGGCACACAATGATCCGCGATATGCTTCTCCGGCCATACAGGCTTTTAGGTGACAGGATATTCAAAAAAGCAGATACGGTCATTTGCGTTTCCGAGTACGAAAAAAGCCTGGTCTGTAACGACTTTGGCCAATACTGTAAAAAGGCTGTAGTTATTCCCAACGGTGTAAATAAACGGGAGTTTAAGTCTTTAGTCCCAAATAAGAAGGACTCTAGAGTAATATTATATGTCGGAAGGCTTGAGGAATATAAAGGCATACAATACGTGATACGCGCTTTACCGTACCTTGACGGTCACAGGCTGGTCATGATAGGAAGAGGGCCTTACGGCGAAACGCTCTCGGGGATAGCGAAGGATGAAGGGGTGTCCGACCGGATAACTCACCTCGAAGGTCTTTCCAGGGAAGAGCTTTTAAGATGGTATGCTACCGCGGACGTATTTGTCATGCTTTCCGGGCACGAGGCTTACGGGATCACGGTCGCAGAGGCCCTTTCAGCCGGAGTGCCTTGCGTGGTCGCAAAAACGTCGGCATTATCTGAATTCATAGACGGCTCGTCTTGCAGGGGCGTAGACCTGCCCGTAGAAGCCGAACATCTGGCCGCAGAGATAAAAGCCGCAAAATTCGAGGGCTCCGGAGCTAAAAAGATAATGGACTGGGATGAGGTCGTGGATAAGCTGTTAAATGTATATGCCGGTGATCGATCATGA
- a CDS encoding glycosyltransferase family 4 protein, protein MKITFIIPGIGLSGGARVVFEYANRLIERGHEVTVVYPLLPMLLLKEPFFSKLKRNLGAIKDIKKGNKISWFDLKARLVRVPTLHPGNVRIVERMIPDADVVVATSWETTYPVSRLSDRKGEKFYFVQQYEIWKVWDSEECWKEAEKIESDPDRVYYGMIKVDPEDESLKEYKKMVEKTYTLPLRKITISTWLKNVIETFGGTVEGTIINGVNFDIFYRDCQDHKNDHVTILMPYRPYKNKGTEDGMKAFEAVKEKYPDTEFIVYGDRRPAELPDWITFYGNVSDDRLRELYSSCDIFVCPSWTEGCQLPPMEASACGCAVVATNVGGVPDYGIDGKTIVAPPPRKPGALTESIIGLIEDGARRKTIAKNGYEHIRQYTWDKATDEFESILKKYSRV, encoded by the coding sequence ATGAAGATCACGTTCATAATCCCAGGTATCGGTTTATCCGGAGGGGCCAGGGTCGTATTTGAATATGCGAACCGCCTTATCGAAAGAGGGCATGAAGTTACCGTGGTATATCCGCTTCTGCCGATGCTCCTTTTGAAAGAGCCTTTTTTTTCAAAGCTTAAAAGAAATTTAGGAGCTATTAAGGACATCAAAAAAGGCAATAAGATAAGCTGGTTCGACCTGAAGGCCAGGCTTGTAAGGGTACCGACGCTGCACCCCGGGAACGTCAGGATCGTTGAAAGGATGATACCGGATGCTGACGTAGTGGTCGCTACCTCCTGGGAGACGACATACCCGGTAAGCAGACTTAGTGATAGAAAAGGCGAAAAGTTCTACTTTGTCCAGCAGTACGAGATATGGAAAGTATGGGACAGCGAGGAATGCTGGAAAGAAGCTGAAAAGATAGAGAGCGACCCCGACAGGGTATACTATGGCATGATAAAAGTAGATCCCGAAGACGAATCATTAAAAGAATATAAGAAAATGGTCGAAAAAACATACACCCTGCCTCTTAGAAAGATCACCATCTCAACATGGCTCAAGAATGTCATAGAGACCTTCGGAGGGACCGTTGAGGGCACTATCATCAACGGCGTGAATTTTGACATTTTTTACAGGGATTGTCAGGATCATAAGAATGATCATGTTACGATACTTATGCCTTACAGGCCTTATAAGAACAAGGGCACGGAGGACGGTATGAAAGCGTTCGAGGCCGTAAAAGAAAAATATCCGGACACTGAGTTCATAGTGTACGGAGATAGACGCCCGGCGGAGCTTCCGGACTGGATAACGTTCTACGGTAACGTTTCTGACGACAGGCTAAGGGAGCTTTACAGCTCATGCGATATTTTTGTCTGCCCAAGCTGGACGGAAGGCTGCCAGCTGCCCCCGATGGAAGCAAGTGCCTGCGGATGCGCGGTAGTTGCTACCAACGTAGGGGGAGTCCCTGACTATGGCATTGACGGTAAGACGATCGTGGCGCCACCTCCAAGGAAGCCGGGAGCACTTACCGAGAGCATCATCGGGCTCATAGAAGACGGAGCTCGCAGAAAAACGATAGCAAAGAACGGGTACGAACATATAAGGCAGTACACATGGGATAAGGCAACGGACGAGTTTGAGAGTATCCTGAAAAAGTATTCCAGAGTATAA